A single region of the Streptomyces caelestis genome encodes:
- a CDS encoding MFS transporter yields the protein MPRLAAASLAGTAIEFYDFFVYGTAAALILGPLFFPTFSPVAGTLAAFATFGVGFIARPLGSVLFGHIGDRRGRRPVLVASLLLTGASTVAVGCVPTYETIGVAAPLLLLVLRFLQGLGLGGEWGGAVLLTVEHAPAGRRGLWSSFPQVGPALGFLLANGVVLGLSATLSEAQFASWGWRAPFWAAGVLAVVGLWLRSSLVESPSFLGIDGHARVPLVEVLRDHWRLLLLTGGALAIGYAIFYAVTTWSLAYGTERLGVSRSVMLTCIMGSVVVKGALTPLMALLGDRYGRRPLCLAGCAAAALWMFPMVALLATGAPLPMFLGFLGAMLAFITMFAVIAAYLPELYEPRVRCTGAAVGYNLGGVLGGALTPIVATALAEQGGRVPWGVAAYLTAIALLSLGCFALLPETRPVPVTAAAEPASG from the coding sequence ATGCCGCGCCTCGCGGCCGCCTCGCTCGCCGGCACGGCCATCGAGTTCTACGACTTCTTCGTCTACGGCACCGCGGCGGCCCTGATCCTGGGGCCGCTGTTCTTCCCGACCTTCTCGCCGGTGGCGGGGACGCTGGCCGCCTTCGCCACCTTCGGCGTGGGCTTCATCGCGCGGCCGCTGGGTTCGGTGCTGTTCGGGCACATCGGGGACCGGCGGGGGCGGCGGCCGGTCCTCGTCGCCTCCCTGCTGCTGACCGGTGCCTCCACGGTCGCGGTCGGTTGTGTGCCGACGTACGAGACGATCGGCGTGGCCGCTCCGCTGCTGCTCCTGGTCCTGCGCTTCCTCCAAGGGCTCGGGCTCGGCGGGGAGTGGGGCGGGGCGGTGCTGCTGACGGTGGAGCACGCGCCCGCCGGGCGGCGCGGACTGTGGTCGAGCTTTCCGCAGGTCGGGCCCGCGCTGGGGTTCCTGCTCGCCAACGGTGTGGTGCTGGGGCTGTCGGCGACCCTGTCCGAGGCGCAGTTCGCCTCGTGGGGGTGGCGGGCGCCGTTCTGGGCGGCGGGCGTGCTGGCCGTCGTGGGTCTGTGGCTGCGTTCGTCGCTCGTCGAAAGCCCGAGTTTCCTCGGGATCGACGGCCACGCGCGCGTACCACTCGTCGAGGTACTGCGTGACCACTGGCGCCTCCTCCTGCTGACCGGCGGGGCGCTCGCGATCGGCTACGCGATCTTCTACGCCGTGACGACGTGGTCGCTCGCCTACGGGACGGAACGGCTCGGGGTGAGCCGCAGCGTCATGCTGACCTGCATCATGGGCTCGGTGGTCGTGAAGGGCGCGCTCACGCCACTGATGGCGCTGCTCGGGGACCGGTACGGCCGGCGTCCCTTGTGCCTGGCCGGGTGCGCGGCCGCCGCCCTGTGGATGTTCCCGATGGTCGCGCTCCTCGCCACCGGCGCGCCGCTGCCGATGTTCCTCGGCTTCCTCGGGGCGATGCTCGCGTTCATCACGATGTTCGCCGTGATCGCCGCGTATCTGCCGGAGCTGTACGAGCCGCGGGTGCGCTGCACGGGCGCCGCGGTCGGCTACAACCTCGGCGGGGTCCTCGGGGGCGCGCTCACGCCGATCGTGGCGACGGCGCTGGCCGAGCAGGGCGGGCGGGTGCCCTGGGGCGTGGCCGCGTATCTGACGGCGATCGCACTGCTCAGCCTGGGGTGCTTCGCGCTGCTGCCGGAGACGCGTCCGGTGCCGGTGACGGCGGCTGCGGAGCCTGCTTCGGGGTGA
- a CDS encoding amino acid ABC transporter ATP-binding protein, with amino-acid sequence MSDAPVLRMEAVRKSFGGSVVLRDVDLEVAPHTVTALIGASGSGKSTLLRCANLLEEIDDGAIWLDGEEITDPRVDQDAVRRRIGVVFQAYNLFPHLTVLENITLAPRRVHGASRAEAEARARELLERLGLGEKAGEYPDRLSGGQQQRAAIVRALAVRPRLLLLDEITAALDPELVGEVLAVVRDLKDEGMTMVLATHEMGFAREVADQVCFLEGGVVLERGTAEQVFGEPRQERTRRFLRRIVEAGRL; translated from the coding sequence ATGAGCGACGCGCCCGTGCTGCGCATGGAGGCCGTCCGCAAGTCCTTCGGCGGCTCGGTCGTCCTGCGGGACGTCGACCTTGAGGTCGCGCCGCACACGGTCACCGCGCTGATCGGCGCCTCCGGCTCCGGCAAGTCCACGCTGCTGCGGTGTGCGAACCTGCTGGAGGAGATCGACGACGGGGCGATCTGGCTGGACGGCGAGGAGATCACCGACCCGCGCGTCGACCAGGACGCCGTGCGCCGCCGGATCGGCGTGGTCTTCCAGGCGTACAACCTGTTCCCGCACCTGACGGTCCTGGAGAACATCACGCTCGCGCCCCGCCGGGTGCACGGCGCGTCCCGCGCCGAGGCCGAGGCACGCGCGCGTGAACTGCTGGAGCGGCTCGGGCTGGGTGAGAAGGCGGGCGAGTACCCGGACCGGCTGAGCGGCGGCCAGCAGCAGCGGGCGGCGATCGTCCGCGCCCTTGCCGTACGTCCCCGGCTGCTGCTGCTCGACGAGATCACCGCCGCCCTCGATCCCGAGCTGGTGGGCGAGGTCCTCGCCGTCGTCCGCGACCTGAAGGACGAGGGCATGACCATGGTGCTGGCCACGCACGAGATGGGCTTCGCTCGGGAGGTCGCCGACCAGGTGTGTTTCCTGGAGGGCGGCGTGGTGCTGGAACGCGGCACCGCCGAGCAGGTCTTCGGGGAACCGCGGCAGGAGCGCACGCGGCGCTTTCTGCGGCGGATCGTGGAGGCGGGGCGGTTGTAG
- a CDS encoding TerD family protein: MTVNMTKGQAISLQKKDGGSLTAVRMGLGWQAAPRRGLFGSRTREVDLDASAVLFADKQPVDVVFFRHLVSDDGSVRHTGDNLVGGVGQGGDDEAILVDLSRVPVHIDQIVFTVNSFTGQTFQEVQNAFCRLVDETNGQELARYTLAGGGQYTAQIMAKVHRSGPGWTMTALGNPANGRTFQDLMPAILPVL, encoded by the coding sequence GTGACCGTCAACATGACCAAGGGTCAGGCCATCAGTCTGCAGAAGAAGGACGGCGGCAGCCTGACCGCGGTGCGCATGGGTCTCGGCTGGCAGGCGGCTCCCCGGCGCGGCCTGTTCGGCTCGCGTACGCGAGAGGTCGACCTCGACGCCTCGGCCGTCCTGTTCGCCGACAAGCAGCCGGTCGACGTCGTCTTCTTCCGCCACCTGGTGAGCGACGACGGCTCGGTGCGCCACACCGGTGACAATCTCGTCGGCGGTGTCGGCCAGGGCGGCGACGACGAGGCGATCCTCGTCGACCTCTCGCGCGTCCCGGTCCACATCGACCAGATCGTCTTCACCGTGAACTCCTTCACGGGCCAGACGTTCCAGGAGGTGCAGAACGCGTTCTGCCGCCTGGTCGACGAGACCAACGGCCAGGAGCTCGCCCGCTACACCCTGGCCGGCGGCGGCCAGTACACGGCCCAGATCATGGCCAAGGTGCACCGCTCGGGCCCGGGCTGGACGATGACGGCCCTCGGCAACCCGGCCAACGGTCGTACGTTCCAGGACCTGATGCCGGCGATCCTGCCCGTCCTCTGA
- the aroQ gene encoding type II 3-dehydroquinate dehydratase yields MPRTLANAPIMILNGPNLNLLGQRQPEIYGSDTLADVEVLCAKAAAAHGGTVDFRQSNHEGELVDWIHEARLNHCGIVINPGAYSHTSVAILDALNTCDGMPVLEVHISNIHKRESFRHHSYVSLRADGVIAGCGVQGYVFGVERVAALAGAGHADA; encoded by the coding sequence GTGCCCCGCACCCTGGCCAACGCCCCGATCATGATCCTCAACGGCCCCAACCTGAACCTGCTCGGCCAGCGCCAGCCGGAGATCTACGGCTCCGACACCCTCGCCGACGTCGAGGTTCTGTGCGCCAAGGCGGCGGCCGCGCACGGCGGCACGGTCGACTTCCGCCAGTCCAACCACGAGGGGGAGCTCGTGGACTGGATCCACGAGGCGCGGCTGAACCACTGCGGCATCGTGATCAACCCGGGCGCCTACTCGCACACCTCCGTGGCCATCCTGGACGCCCTCAACACGTGTGACGGCATGCCCGTGTTGGAGGTCCACATCTCCAACATCCACAAGCGCGAGTCGTTCCGGCACCACTCCTACGTCTCGCTGCGCGCCGACGGGGTCATCGCGGGGTGCGGGGTGCAGGGGTACGTGTTCGGCGTGGAACGGGTCGCGGCGCTGGCCGGGGCGGGACACGCCGACGCCTGA
- the uvrB gene encoding excinuclease ABC subunit UvrB, translating to MRPVSHIERTVAPFEVVSPYQPSGDQPAAIAELARRVQAGEKDVVLLGATGTGKSATTAWMIEKLQRPTLVMAPNKTLAAQLANEFRELLPNNAVEYFVSYYDYYQPEAYVPQSDTYIEKDSSINEEVERLRHSATNSLLTRRDVVVVASVSCIYGLGTPQEYVDRMVPLRVGEEHDRDELLRRFVDIQYTRNDMAFSRGTFRVRGDTIEIFPVYEELAVRIEMFGDEIEALSTLHPVTGEIISDDQQLYVFPASHYVAGPERLERAVNDIEKELGERLAELEKQGKLLEAQRLRMRTTYDIEMLRQIGSCSGVENYSMHFDGRLPGSPPNTLLDYFPDDFLLVIDESHVTVPQIGAMYEGDASRKRTLVDHGFRLPSALDNRPLKWEEFQQRIGQTVYLSATPGAYELSRSDGVVEQIIRPTGLVDPEVVVKPTEGQIDDLVHEIRQRTEKDERVLVTTLTKKMAEDLTDYFLELGIQVRYLHSDVDTLRRVELLRELRAGEYDVLVGINLLREGLDLPEVSLVAILDADKEGFLRSGTSLIQTIGRAARNVSGQVHMYADKITPAMAKAIDETNRRREKQVAYNKERGLDPQPLRKKINDIVAQIAREDIDTEQLLGSGYRKAKKDGGGTKAPVPSLGRTAEGAKPARGRGKAKETVPTDRPAAELSAQIEELTARMRAAAADLQFEIAARLRDEVSEMKKELRQMKEAGLA from the coding sequence ATGCGGCCCGTTTCCCACATCGAACGCACGGTGGCGCCCTTCGAGGTCGTCAGCCCCTACCAGCCGAGCGGCGACCAGCCGGCGGCCATCGCCGAGCTCGCCCGACGCGTCCAGGCAGGAGAGAAGGACGTCGTCCTCCTGGGCGCCACCGGCACCGGCAAGTCCGCCACCACCGCGTGGATGATCGAGAAGCTCCAGCGCCCCACGCTCGTGATGGCGCCGAACAAGACGCTGGCCGCCCAGCTGGCGAACGAGTTCCGAGAGCTGCTCCCGAACAACGCGGTCGAGTACTTCGTCTCGTACTACGACTACTACCAGCCCGAGGCCTACGTCCCGCAGTCGGACACCTACATCGAGAAGGACTCCTCGATCAACGAGGAGGTCGAGCGCCTGCGCCACTCCGCGACCAACTCGCTGCTCACCCGCCGCGACGTCGTCGTGGTCGCCTCGGTCTCCTGCATCTACGGCCTCGGTACGCCGCAGGAGTACGTGGACCGCATGGTCCCCCTCCGCGTCGGCGAGGAGCACGACCGCGACGAGCTGCTGCGCCGCTTCGTGGACATCCAGTACACGCGCAACGACATGGCCTTCAGCCGCGGCACCTTCCGCGTCCGCGGCGACACCATCGAGATCTTCCCGGTCTACGAGGAGCTGGCCGTCCGCATCGAGATGTTCGGCGACGAGATCGAGGCGCTGTCCACGCTGCACCCGGTCACCGGCGAGATCATCAGCGACGACCAGCAGCTGTACGTCTTCCCCGCCTCCCACTACGTCGCAGGGCCCGAGCGCCTGGAGCGGGCCGTCAACGACATCGAGAAGGAGCTGGGCGAGCGCCTCGCCGAGCTGGAGAAGCAGGGCAAGCTCCTGGAAGCCCAGCGCCTCAGGATGCGCACGACGTACGACATCGAGATGCTCCGCCAGATCGGCTCCTGCTCCGGAGTGGAGAACTACTCGATGCACTTCGACGGCCGCCTGCCCGGCTCCCCGCCCAACACCCTGCTGGACTACTTCCCGGACGACTTCCTCCTCGTCATCGACGAGTCGCACGTCACGGTCCCGCAGATCGGCGCCATGTACGAGGGCGACGCCTCCCGCAAGCGCACCCTCGTCGACCACGGCTTCCGGCTGCCCTCCGCCCTGGACAACCGCCCGCTGAAGTGGGAGGAGTTCCAGCAGCGCATCGGCCAGACGGTCTACCTGTCGGCGACCCCGGGCGCCTACGAGCTCTCCCGCTCGGACGGAGTCGTCGAGCAGATCATCCGCCCCACCGGCCTCGTCGACCCGGAAGTCGTCGTCAAGCCCACCGAGGGCCAGATCGACGACCTGGTGCACGAGATCCGGCAGCGCACCGAGAAGGACGAGCGCGTCCTGGTCACCACGCTCACCAAGAAGATGGCCGAGGACCTCACGGACTACTTCCTGGAGCTGGGAATCCAGGTGCGCTACCTGCACAGCGACGTCGACACCCTGCGCCGCGTCGAACTCCTGCGTGAGCTGCGCGCCGGTGAGTACGACGTGCTGGTCGGCATCAACCTCCTGCGGGAGGGCCTCGACCTGCCCGAGGTGTCCCTGGTGGCGATCCTGGACGCCGACAAGGAAGGCTTCCTGCGCTCCGGCACCTCCCTGATCCAGACCATCGGCCGTGCCGCGCGCAACGTCTCCGGCCAGGTCCACATGTACGCCGACAAGATCACCCCGGCGATGGCGAAGGCCATCGACGAGACCAACCGGCGCCGGGAGAAGCAGGTCGCGTACAACAAGGAGCGGGGCCTCGACCCCCAGCCGCTCCGCAAGAAGATCAACGACATCGTCGCGCAGATCGCCCGCGAGGACATCGACACCGAGCAGCTGCTCGGCTCGGGCTACCGCAAGGCGAAGAAGGACGGCGGAGGCACCAAGGCGCCTGTGCCCTCCCTGGGCAGGACGGCCGAGGGCGCCAAGCCGGCCAGGGGCAGGGGCAAGGCCAAGGAGACGGTGCCGACCGACCGCCCCGCGGCCGAACTCAGCGCGCAGATCGAGGAGCTCACCGCGCGCATGCGGGCCGCCGCCGCGGACCTCCAGTTCGAGATCGCGGCCCGGCTGCGCGACGAGGTCTCCGAGATGAAGAAGGAGCTGCGCCAGATGAAGGAGGCGGGCCTGGCCTGA
- a CDS encoding TerC family protein — MDVSVTLWVLTIVGLAALIAVDFFIGRKPHDVSIKEAGIWTVVWIVLAALFGLGLLVFGGGQPAGEFFAGFITEKSLSVDNLFVFVLIMAKFAVPSQYQQRVLLIGVLIALVLRAIFIAAGAAILASFSWVFYLFGAFLIWTAWKLIQEARADEQDEEFEENKLLKAVERRFGVADRYHGTKLWIQENGKRVMTPMLVVMLAIGSTDVLFALDSIPAIFGLTQDPYIVFTANAFALMGLRQLYFLIGGLLKRLVHLSYGLSIILGFIGVKLVLHALHESGVHVPEISIPVSLGVICSVLIVTTITSLRASKKQAAAEAAQAQSGPAPKDSIDV; from the coding sequence GTGGATGTTTCCGTGACCCTATGGGTCCTGACGATCGTGGGGCTCGCCGCCCTGATCGCGGTCGACTTCTTCATCGGCCGCAAGCCGCACGACGTATCGATCAAGGAAGCCGGGATCTGGACGGTCGTCTGGATCGTTCTGGCCGCGCTCTTCGGCCTCGGCCTCCTCGTGTTCGGCGGCGGCCAGCCCGCCGGCGAGTTCTTCGCGGGCTTCATCACCGAGAAGTCACTCAGTGTCGACAACCTCTTCGTCTTCGTCCTGATCATGGCGAAGTTCGCGGTGCCCTCGCAGTACCAGCAGCGCGTCCTCCTGATCGGTGTCCTCATAGCCCTGGTCCTGCGGGCCATCTTCATCGCCGCGGGCGCCGCGATCCTCGCCAGCTTCTCGTGGGTCTTCTACCTCTTCGGCGCCTTCCTGATCTGGACCGCCTGGAAGCTGATCCAGGAGGCCCGGGCGGACGAGCAGGACGAGGAGTTCGAGGAGAACAAGCTGCTCAAGGCCGTCGAGCGCCGCTTCGGTGTGGCCGACCGCTACCACGGCACCAAGCTGTGGATCCAGGAGAACGGCAAGCGGGTCATGACCCCGATGCTGGTCGTGATGCTCGCGATCGGCTCCACGGACGTGCTGTTCGCGCTCGACTCGATCCCGGCGATCTTCGGCCTGACGCAGGACCCGTACATCGTCTTCACGGCCAACGCGTTCGCCCTGATGGGTCTGCGCCAGCTGTATTTCCTCATCGGCGGCCTGCTGAAGAGGCTGGTCCACCTCAGCTACGGCCTGTCGATCATCCTGGGCTTCATCGGCGTGAAGCTGGTGCTGCACGCGCTGCACGAGTCCGGGGTGCATGTGCCCGAGATCAGCATTCCGGTCTCGCTCGGCGTGATTTGCTCGGTCCTGATCGTCACCACGATCACCAGCCTGCGGGCTTCCAAGAAGCAGGCGGCGGCCGAGGCGGCGCAGGCGCAGAGCGGACCCGCTCCGAAGGACAGCATCGACGTCTGA
- a CDS encoding MHYT domain-containing protein, translating into MQGTVDGFSYGLVTPLVAYLMACLGGALGLRCTTRSMLVAQSWRPGWLALGSAAIGSGIWTMHFIAMMGFTIRGTPIHYDKPMTFASLAVAIVMVGIGIFIVGYKGARGTALFTGGTITGLGIASMHYLGMASMRLDGKLEYNTLTVGISVAIAMAAATAALWAAGQVRGFLWSVGASLVMGLAVSGMHYTGMAALSVHLHGTAEPTAGESPAALLAPMLIGPLSFLLLAGVVVMFDPLMVMGKPTAVAVEQRPGIPAHTAHNPERLRFRPRRTVEHRGSRTPQNR; encoded by the coding sequence ATGCAGGGCACGGTCGACGGATTCAGCTACGGCCTGGTCACACCCCTGGTGGCCTACCTCATGGCCTGCCTCGGCGGCGCCCTGGGCCTGCGCTGCACCACCAGGTCCATGCTCGTCGCCCAGTCCTGGCGCCCCGGCTGGCTCGCCCTCGGCTCGGCCGCCATCGGCTCCGGCATATGGACCATGCACTTCATCGCGATGATGGGGTTCACGATCCGGGGGACCCCGATCCACTACGACAAGCCGATGACCTTCGCGAGCCTGGCCGTCGCGATCGTGATGGTGGGCATCGGGATCTTCATCGTCGGCTACAAGGGAGCCCGCGGAACGGCTCTGTTCACCGGCGGCACCATCACCGGCCTGGGCATCGCGTCGATGCACTACCTCGGCATGGCCAGCATGCGCCTGGACGGGAAGCTGGAGTACAACACGCTCACCGTCGGCATCTCCGTCGCGATCGCCATGGCCGCCGCCACCGCCGCCCTGTGGGCGGCCGGCCAGGTCCGGGGCTTCCTGTGGAGCGTGGGCGCCAGCCTCGTCATGGGACTCGCCGTCAGCGGCATGCACTACACTGGCATGGCCGCCCTCAGCGTCCACCTGCACGGAACGGCCGAACCCACCGCGGGAGAGTCGCCCGCGGCCCTGCTCGCCCCCATGCTGATCGGCCCGCTCTCCTTCCTCCTCCTCGCGGGTGTCGTAGTGATGTTCGACCCGCTGATGGTCATGGGGAAGCCCACGGCCGTCGCCGTCGAGCAGAGGCCCGGCATCCCGGCCCACACCGCCCACAACCCGGAGCGCCTGCGGTTCCGCCCCCGCCGCACCGTGGAGCACCGCGGCTCCCGGACCCCGCAGAACCGCTGA
- a CDS encoding S66 family peptidase, whose protein sequence is MTSLFYPPKPSPGDRIAVLSPSSGLPGLLPLPYELGLERLRKEYGLEPVEYPATRTMGSSPQERADDLHAAFADPDIKAVIASIGGDDQITVLPLLDRELIRANPKPFFGMSDNTNLLAYLHNSGVVGFHGASVMCELGRPGAMHPQTAESLRAALFTSGPYELRPAERWRDIDRDWADPATFDAEPETRPGTGWTWVNADRVVEGRSWGGCLEIIGWLLMADREIAHDLSAYDGSVLLLETSEDMPSATEVFCTLRNMGERGLLQRFSALLMGRPKTWSFEQPNGPEDAARYATDQREAVLRAVRAYAPDVTIVFDVDFGHTDPQLVIPYGGTVRVDGPARRITVTY, encoded by the coding sequence ATGACCAGCCTCTTCTACCCGCCCAAGCCGTCCCCCGGTGACCGCATCGCCGTGCTCTCGCCCTCCTCCGGCCTGCCCGGGCTCTTACCGCTCCCCTACGAGCTGGGCCTGGAGCGGCTGCGCAAGGAGTACGGGCTGGAACCGGTCGAGTATCCGGCGACCCGCACGATGGGCTCATCGCCCCAGGAGCGGGCCGACGACCTCCACGCCGCCTTCGCCGACCCGGACATCAAGGCGGTCATCGCGTCGATCGGCGGGGACGACCAGATCACCGTGCTGCCGCTGCTGGACCGGGAGTTGATCCGGGCCAACCCGAAGCCGTTCTTCGGAATGAGCGACAACACGAACCTGCTCGCCTACCTCCACAACAGCGGCGTCGTCGGCTTTCACGGGGCGAGTGTGATGTGCGAGCTGGGCCGCCCGGGGGCCATGCACCCACAGACCGCCGAGTCCCTGCGCGCTGCCCTGTTCACCTCCGGCCCGTACGAGCTGCGGCCCGCCGAGCGGTGGCGTGACATCGACCGGGACTGGGCGGATCCGGCGACCTTCGACGCGGAGCCGGAGACCCGGCCCGGGACCGGCTGGACCTGGGTCAACGCCGACCGGGTGGTGGAGGGCCGCAGTTGGGGCGGCTGCCTGGAGATCATCGGCTGGCTGCTGATGGCCGACCGCGAGATCGCGCACGACCTGTCCGCGTACGACGGCTCTGTGCTGCTCCTGGAGACCTCGGAGGACATGCCGAGCGCCACGGAAGTCTTCTGCACCCTGCGCAACATGGGCGAACGCGGGCTGCTCCAGCGCTTCTCGGCCCTCCTCATGGGCCGCCCCAAGACCTGGTCCTTCGAGCAGCCCAACGGCCCGGAAGATGCCGCTCGTTACGCCACCGACCAGCGTGAGGCCGTCCTGCGCGCCGTGCGGGCCTACGCCCCCGACGTCACGATCGTCTTCGACGTGGACTTCGGGCACACCGATCCGCAGCTGGTGATCCCGTACGGCGGCACCGTGCGCGTGGACGGACCGGCCCGGCGCATCACGGTCACGTACTGA
- a CDS encoding TerD family protein translates to MTAELVRGQNHPLSQVRLEIRVSAGTPLVAAAALSDENGRIHGVEWVAHPGAPTQPGLEVSRQAAADHRLAVDLDAVPEAVHRVGVLLALPAAGAGPVRFGAVAAPFVALTGLDGAEIASYTITGLEAESAVVALELYRRQGAWKVRAVGQGYAGGLGELLTDQGLPEAHQLAGSIDDAVAQGLARSVQASPPRAADGDRSRQTAAPALGPDQGGTAPQPGQAPPMSPYAGQTPGGPGQPAPQPPPYPGAAPDSDAVTQPSTPTAGGPIDYSHPRRQNAAPPPPPPTAPPAAPGQPAQPVAGDATGWSMDERLYNQVWGMFEDLARSTAAYRSAVDFAESRMDKELEQVLSDPRSRIGGQGDAAREAARARHAQLVAQAGQVLDRDLAQLSAEAEVVEPALPPAYARWDSPVWQAYRVPMEIPMALRLGDLHLPEADRIRIPMLVRLPLERGLWIDSGRTRSSDGSFADSHALGHLAMETAVAHAARLLAVHPAGEFTVHVIDPAGSGAQPLAPLVQTGVLAAPPALGAAGVADVLARLTQRVDLVQMAVRGGAADSLPPGFDTSQQLLIVNDFPHGFDDRAVNQLRYLADEGPAFGVHLMMVADREESSGYGPLLDPLWRSLLRLAPVPDDHLADPWVGHAWTYEPSLVPPGSQVLQQVLTQVAAARTKYV, encoded by the coding sequence ATGACGGCCGAGCTGGTGCGGGGGCAGAACCACCCGCTCTCCCAGGTCCGTCTCGAGATCCGGGTCTCGGCCGGCACGCCGCTCGTGGCCGCGGCCGCGCTCAGCGACGAGAACGGCCGGATTCACGGCGTGGAGTGGGTCGCCCACCCGGGCGCACCCACCCAGCCGGGTCTCGAAGTCTCCCGGCAGGCCGCCGCCGACCATCGCCTCGCGGTGGACCTGGACGCCGTACCGGAGGCCGTCCACCGTGTCGGCGTGCTGCTCGCCCTGCCCGCCGCCGGGGCTGGCCCGGTCCGTTTCGGCGCCGTGGCCGCCCCGTTCGTCGCCCTCACCGGCCTCGACGGCGCGGAGATCGCCAGCTACACCATCACCGGCCTGGAGGCCGAGTCGGCGGTCGTCGCGCTGGAGCTCTATCGCAGGCAGGGCGCCTGGAAGGTGCGTGCCGTCGGCCAGGGCTACGCCGGCGGCCTCGGCGAACTCCTCACCGACCAGGGGCTGCCCGAGGCCCACCAGCTCGCCGGCAGCATCGACGACGCGGTGGCCCAGGGGCTGGCCCGCTCGGTACAGGCGTCCCCGCCGCGCGCGGCGGACGGTGACCGCTCCCGGCAGACGGCGGCCCCGGCCCTCGGCCCGGACCAGGGCGGCACCGCGCCTCAGCCGGGCCAGGCACCACCGATGTCGCCGTACGCCGGTCAGACACCCGGCGGGCCGGGGCAGCCCGCGCCGCAGCCGCCGCCGTATCCCGGCGCGGCGCCGGACTCCGACGCCGTCACCCAGCCGTCGACGCCCACCGCGGGCGGCCCGATCGACTACAGCCACCCACGCCGCCAGAACGCCGCTCCGCCCCCGCCGCCGCCCACCGCACCCCCGGCCGCGCCCGGGCAGCCCGCGCAGCCCGTCGCGGGCGATGCGACCGGCTGGTCCATGGACGAGCGGCTCTACAACCAGGTGTGGGGCATGTTCGAGGACCTGGCCCGTAGCACCGCCGCCTACCGCAGCGCCGTCGACTTCGCCGAGTCCCGCATGGACAAGGAGCTGGAGCAGGTCCTGTCCGACCCGCGCAGCCGCATCGGGGGCCAGGGCGACGCCGCCCGCGAGGCGGCCCGAGCCCGGCACGCCCAGCTCGTCGCCCAGGCCGGTCAGGTTCTCGACCGGGACCTCGCCCAGCTCTCGGCCGAGGCCGAGGTCGTCGAACCGGCCCTCCCACCGGCATACGCCCGCTGGGACAGCCCCGTCTGGCAGGCCTACCGCGTGCCGATGGAGATCCCCATGGCCCTGCGCCTGGGCGACCTCCATCTCCCCGAGGCCGACCGGATCCGCATCCCGATGCTGGTCCGGCTGCCGCTGGAGCGCGGCCTGTGGATCGACAGCGGCCGGACCCGATCGTCCGACGGTTCGTTCGCGGACTCGCACGCCCTGGGGCATCTCGCCATGGAGACGGCGGTCGCGCACGCGGCCCGGCTGCTCGCCGTCCACCCGGCGGGGGAGTTCACCGTCCACGTCATCGACCCGGCCGGCTCGGGTGCGCAACCGCTCGCCCCGCTCGTGCAGACCGGTGTACTCGCGGCCCCGCCCGCACTCGGCGCCGCAGGCGTGGCGGACGTGCTGGCCCGGCTCACCCAGCGGGTCGACCTGGTGCAGATGGCGGTGCGCGGAGGGGCTGCCGACTCGCTCCCGCCCGGCTTCGACACCTCACAGCAGCTGCTGATCGTCAACGACTTCCCGCACGGCTTCGACGACCGGGCGGTGAACCAGCTGCGCTACCTCGCCGACGAGGGTCCCGCCTTCGGCGTCCACCTGATGATGGTGGCGGACCGTGAGGAATCCTCCGGGTACGGGCCTTTGCTCGACCCGCTGTGGCGTTCGCTGCTGCGACTGGCGCCGGTGCCCGACGACCATCTCGCCGACCCGTGGGTCGGTCATGCCTGGACGTATGAGCCGTCGCTCGTGCCGCCGGGCAGCCAGGTCCTCCAGCAGGTGCTCACCCAGGTCGCGGCCGCCCGTACCAAGTACGTGTAA